Proteins found in one Panthera tigris isolate Pti1 chromosome B3, P.tigris_Pti1_mat1.1, whole genome shotgun sequence genomic segment:
- the LOC102950707 gene encoding olfactory receptor 11H6-like, translated as MYVLPNNNVTAVIHEFSLLGFSCSQEVEVLLFVLFSVIYILTLLGNSAIICAVWWNQQLHTPMYTLLANFSFLEICYISSNVPNMLLNFLSKTKTISYNGCILQFYIFLSLCATELFFLALMALDRYVAICHPLHYSTIMTGKVCGTLVSACWVGGFLWLVTPAILISQVPFCGSNVIDHYLCDLGAMLAISCLPVPKTTLTCSIFSAVITFITLFYILVSYTLVLRAVVQVPEGSGRKKAFSTCASHLIVVSLFYGSVMVMYVSPGAANQPGMQKFLTMLYSIATPLLNPLIYSLRNKEMKVALRKVMCKV; from the coding sequence ATGTATGTTTTGCCTAACAATAATGTCACTGCTGTCATTCATGAATTCAGCCTCCTGGGTTTCTCGTGTAGTCAAGAAGTAGaagttctcctttttgttttgttctctgtcatCTACATCTTGACCTTGTTGGGCAACAGTGCTATTATCTGTGCTGTGTGGTGGAACCAGCAACTCCACACCCCTATGTATACTTTATTGGCCAACTTCTCTTTCCTGGAGATCTGCTACATCAGTTCCAATGTACCCAACATGTTGCTCAACTTCCTATCCAAGACCAAGACCATCTCTTATAATGGCTGCATCTTACAGTTCtacatcttcctctctctttgtgctACAGAACTCTTCTTTCTGGCCCTCATGGCATTAGATAGGTATGTTGCCATCTGCCACCCACTGCACTATTCTACCATAATGACTGGGAAAGTCTGTGGAACCCTTGTGTCTGCTTGCTGGGTGGgtggctttctctggttggtgACCCCAGCCATACTTATCTCCCAAGTTCCATTTTGTGGTTCAAATGTCATTGACCActacctgtgtgatcttggggcAATGCTGGCCATATCATGTTTACCTGTCCCCAAGACAACTCTGACTTGTAGCATTTTCAGTGCTGTGATAACATTCATCACTTTGTTCTATATCCTTGTGTCCTACACACTGGTCCTTCGAGCTGTGGTTCAGGTTCCCGAAGGTTCAGGTAGGAAAAAAGCCTTCTCCACGTGTGCCTCCCACCTGATAGTGGTGTCCCTATTTTATGGCTCAGTCATGGTGATGTATGTAAGCCCAGGGGCAGCCAATCAGCCTGGTATGCAGAAGTTCTTGACCATGTTATACTCAATTGCAACTCCACTTTTAAACCCTCTGATCTACAGCCTCAGGAATAAGGAGATGAAAGTTGCCCTGAGGAAAGTTATGTGTAAAGTTTAG
- the LOC102950405 gene encoding olfactory receptor 11H6-like, translating to MTSEARNISHTVSEFILLGFPCRWEMQILLFSIFFVTYIMTLLGNMAIVCVVHWDRRLHTPMYILLANFSFLEICYVNSDVPNMLANFLSQTKTISFAWCLLQLYFFFSLGTTECLFLSIMAYDRFLAICHPLHYPTIMTVKFCCSLVIFCWVYGFLWFLIPVILVTQLPFCGPNVIDDFLCDLGPLLALASACVPIPGTILICGTMSSLLIFATFFYITGSYTLVLRAVVQVPSVAGRKKAFSTCSSHLAVVFLFYGSVMMTYVSPGSGQAEGMQKFTTLFYSVLTPFFNPMIYSLRNKEMKDALKKVLGGF from the coding sequence ATGACTTCGGAGGCCAGAAATATTTCTCACACTGTGAGTGAGTTCATCCTCTTGGGCTTTCCTTGCCGTTGGGAAATGCAGATCCTCCTCTTTTCCATATTCTTTGTGACTTACATCATGACGCTCCTTGGAAACATGGCCATTGTGTGTGTGGTGCACTGGGACCGCCggctccacacccccatgtataTTCTGCTGGCCAACTTCTCCTTCCTGGAAATCTGCTATGTCAACTCTGATGTGCCCAACATGCTGGCCAACTTCCTCTCCCAGACCAAAACCATCTCCTTTGCTTGGTGCCTCCTCCAGTTGTACTTCTTCTTCTCACTAGGCACAACTGAATGCTTATTTCTGTCCATCATGGCCTATGACCGGTTCCTGGCAATCTGTCACCCCCTGCATTACCCCACCATCATGACTGTGAAGTTCTGTTGCAGCCTGGTCATCTTTTGCTGGGTCTATGGTTTTCTCTGGTTTCTGATCCCAGTGATACTTGTTACCCAGCTACCATTTTGTGGCCCAAACGTGATTGATGACTTCCTGTGTGACCTGGGTCCTCTGCTGGCCTTGGCTTCAGCCTGTGTCCCAATCCCAGGGACTATTCTCATCTGTGGCACCATGAGCTCACTCCTCATCTTTGCCACCTTTTTCTACATTACTGGCTCCTATACCCTGGTGCTGAGGGCTGTAGTGCAGGTGCCCTCAGTTGCTGGCCGGAAGAAGGCGTTTTCTACATGCTCCTCACATCTGGCTGTTGTGTTTCTATTCTATGGCTCTGTCATGATGACATATGTGAGCCCGGGGTCAGGACAAGCAGAGGGAATGCAGAAGTTCACAACTCTATTCTACTCAGTTCTGACCCCTTTTTTTAACCCCATGATCTACAGCCTCcggaataaagaaatgaaggatgCCTTGAAGAAAGTTCTAGGAGGTTTCTAA